The following coding sequences lie in one Lolium perenne isolate Kyuss_39 chromosome 2, Kyuss_2.0, whole genome shotgun sequence genomic window:
- the LOC127321930 gene encoding low molecular mass early light-inducible protein HV90, chloroplastic-like, whose protein sequence is MATVMAMSSFAGAAVMPAGRFGAQSLPALGRRAFVVRAQTEKPSTPSPKPSPSIWDALAFSGPAPERINGRLAMVGFVTALAVEAGRGDGLLSQLGNGTGQAWFAYTVAVLSVASLVPLLQGESAEGRAGAIMNANAELWNGRFAMLGLVALAATEILTGAPFINI, encoded by the exons ATGGCGACTGTGATGGCCATGAGCTCCTTCGCCGGCGCCGCCGTCATGCCGGCCGGCCGCTTCGGCGCCCAGTCTCTTCCTGCGCTGGGCCGACGCGCCTTCGTCGTCCGGGCACAAACAGAGAAGCCGAGTACACCATCGCCCAAG CCGAGCCCATCAATCTGGGACGCGCTGGCGTTCAGCGGCCCGGCGCCGGAGCGCATCAATGGGCGTCTGGCCATGGTGGGATTCGTCACGGCGCTGGCCGTCGAAGCAGGGCGCGGCGACGGCCTCCTCTCGCAGCTCGGCAACGGCACCGGGCAGGCGTGGTTCGCGTACACCGTGGCGGTGCTCTCCGTGGCGTCGCTGGTGCCGCTGCTCCAGGGCGAGAGCGCCGAGGGCAGGGCCGGGGCCATCATGAACGCCAACGCAGAGCTCTGGAACGGCCGCTTCGCCATGCTCGGACTAGTCGCGCTCGCCGCCACAGAGATCCTCACCGGCGCGCCATTCATCAACATCTAG